From a region of the Streptomyces sp. NBC_01454 genome:
- a CDS encoding type VII secretion target — protein sequence MSSTMSVQPGELRASAHAQGSIAEDIKKPSDKAVSETGTAADSAKGWSVAAALHMVSETWQPALDGLHKRLLQGAANLRDTADNHDWNEDMVDQDFEDFNGDKVGVIMSAPASGSGPGSTVYAGLPHPGDRGNDQVRDAVGEYQPPPPGTPSPSTDDMMRARPAMPVYDPGEALTEPGRGATPRHTDDNPFG from the coding sequence GTGTCCAGCACGATGTCGGTTCAGCCCGGCGAATTACGCGCATCCGCGCACGCCCAGGGCAGCATCGCCGAAGACATCAAGAAACCCAGCGACAAGGCCGTCAGCGAGACCGGTACCGCTGCGGATTCCGCCAAGGGGTGGTCCGTCGCCGCGGCCCTGCACATGGTGAGTGAGACCTGGCAGCCCGCTCTCGACGGCCTGCACAAGCGCCTGCTGCAAGGCGCCGCCAACCTCCGCGACACCGCCGACAACCATGACTGGAACGAGGACATGGTTGACCAGGACTTCGAGGACTTCAACGGGGACAAGGTGGGTGTGATCATGTCGGCCCCCGCCTCGGGAAGCGGGCCCGGCTCCACGGTGTACGCCGGGCTGCCGCACCCGGGTGACCGTGGCAACGACCAGGTCCGGGATGCCGTCGGCGAGTACCAGCCGCCGCCACCCGGTACGCCGTCGCCCAGCACGGACGACATGATGCGCGCCAGGCCGGCCATGCCCGTGTACGACCCGGGCGAGGCGCTCACGGAGCCCGGCCGTGGAGCCACACCGCGGCACACCGACGACAACCCCTTTGGATAA